TCTGCTTCCATCATTTTCAACAACTTGAGCTGTGGCATTATCTGGAGATATTAGTACTCTACTGATTTCTTTATCTTGGACTGCCTCTATAAAATCACTATATCTCAAGGTCTTTGTAGAACTTTCAGTACTAGGTTTATCAAAAACTGAAGTACCAATGAAAATTACAGTAATCACGGCTAGAACATAAAGTCCTACGTTTCTCCAACGTTTGTTCACGATAAAAAATCTTTAATAAATATATAATACTAATAATAAAACAATATTAAGAGCGTCTTAGAACATCTACTACACTTTTAAATGCAAACCATTCAGGAATTTGTTCGCCATTCCTCAATTTCTTTCTGAATTCAGTTCCACTAAGTTTCATAATTTCATAATTAAATTCTTTAGCTTCTTCAGCTGTTATATATCCTTTTTCCTTCGTATAAACTAAATTTTTTGAAGGAACAGTTTGCATCATCAATTCATCTGCACACTTATTCGCAAAATTCTGGGCGTCATATGGGCCATAAAAATCTTCACCAGTTGATGATGACTTACAACCAGCCATATCTCTACCAATAATAAAATGAGTGCAGCCATAATTTCTTCTGATTATCATATGTTGAAGAGCTTCTCTTGGCCCTGCCATATGCATTGAATAAGGTAAAAAAGCCCATTTTATTCTTTCATCAGATATTTCCTCTTCTAATTCTTTATAGGTTAAATATCTAACTTTTCCAGGGATATCATCTTGTTGAGTTGGCCCACAAGTTGGGTGAACTAAAACAACTGAGTTAGAGGAGACATTATCTGAGCGTAAGGCATTAGTAAATAATTCATAATGTGCTCTATGAATTGGATTTCTGCATTGAAATGCAACTACATCATGATTTGATGGCAATGTAGATCTAACTTCTTCTGGGGTTTTGCAGGGGAATTCTCTAATTGGCAGTTCGAAACCATAAACCCTTCCTCCTATATAAAATCTCCCTCTCTCGTTAAAAATCATCTTAACAGCAGGGTGATCTAAAGAATTAGTGCCATAACAAAGTTCAGCTTCGAGGGATTTATCAGGCTCCCATTTAGAGCTAACTTCTAAAACTGCTATTTTTTGTTTTTTATAAGTAAGTAATATTGTATCTCCTGCTTTTACTTTTTCATTATTTGAATCAAATACGATAGGCAAGCCAAAAAGCAACCCGTTTGTATCTCTATTATTTTTAATTACCGAATTGTAGTTATGTTCATCCATAAAACCTTCTAATGGAGAAAAAGCTCCAACCATCAAAAGTTCTACATCGCATGCATTTCTCTCGCTACATTCAAACTCATAAGTAGCTTTAGAGATAAAATCAATTTTAAGGTTTTTATCTTTGATAATTAAATTTTTTAGTTCCCCTCCATAAGGCGGTATTAGTCCATTAGTATCTTTCTTAGTTTTTTGTTGTAATTCCATTTTTTAAATTGTTAAAGAAAAATTTTGAAAAAAAAAGAGGGGTTTAACCCCCTTTTTTTCTTAGGTAGGATTTATGCCTTTCTTCCGTAAAGCTCCCCAATTATTTTTACATCAAGTGGATCTTTTGAACCCATATCTGTATCTGAAGGTTGGATAGCTTCAAAAGTACCAGCAAATTCGTCTGTGTCAGAATCTACGCTGTTGATTGAAAGAGTAATAACGCCAGTACCGTTTACATCAACTTTAATATTTTCTTTTGCAAGTTCTTCGTCATCTCCTCCTAATGCAACTAAACCTTGAGCATATTCAACACCAGTATTTTTAGCTCTTGCCTTAGGATCTAGAAAATCACCAGTTCTGTAGTTAGGTGTAAATGTTGAACCACTAACCTCAGTGCCTGGCTCAATAGATGAAGGTAAATCAGCTGTAAGATCTTTCGCTGAGAATGCAAATGGCACTTCCA
This region of Prochlorococcus sp. MIT 0604 genomic DNA includes:
- the sat gene encoding sulfate adenylyltransferase yields the protein MELQQKTKKDTNGLIPPYGGELKNLIIKDKNLKIDFISKATYEFECSERNACDVELLMVGAFSPLEGFMDEHNYNSVIKNNRDTNGLLFGLPIVFDSNNEKVKAGDTILLTYKKQKIAVLEVSSKWEPDKSLEAELCYGTNSLDHPAVKMIFNERGRFYIGGRVYGFELPIREFPCKTPEEVRSTLPSNHDVVAFQCRNPIHRAHYELFTNALRSDNVSSNSVVLVHPTCGPTQQDDIPGKVRYLTYKELEEEISDERIKWAFLPYSMHMAGPREALQHMIIRRNYGCTHFIIGRDMAGCKSSSTGEDFYGPYDAQNFANKCADELMMQTVPSKNLVYTKEKGYITAEEAKEFNYEIMKLSGTEFRKKLRNGEQIPEWFAFKSVVDVLRRS